The following proteins are encoded in a genomic region of Leptotrichia sp. oral taxon 215 str. W9775:
- the cdd gene encoding cytidine deaminase, giving the protein MKEINGKMKLTEEEISRYIDEANDILKNAYVPYSKFPVAALLIDEQGRKFRGVNVENASYGLGICAERNVIPTAVTEGMKKIKLLVVTGGTPEPISPCGACRQVISEFSDKDTVIILTNKDKKYKIWSINELLPYSFGPDDL; this is encoded by the coding sequence ATGAAAGAAATAAATGGAAAAATGAAATTAACTGAAGAAGAAATATCCAGATACATAGACGAAGCAAATGACATACTTAAAAATGCGTACGTTCCGTATTCTAAGTTTCCTGTTGCGGCATTACTGATTGATGAACAGGGAAGAAAATTCAGAGGAGTAAATGTGGAAAACGCTTCCTATGGGTTAGGAATATGTGCAGAAAGAAATGTAATTCCCACGGCAGTGACTGAAGGAATGAAAAAAATCAAACTGTTAGTAGTGACCGGAGGTACACCTGAACCAATTAGTCCGTGTGGTGCCTGCAGACAGGTAATTTCAGAATTTTCTGATAAGGATACAGTCATTATTCTGACAAATAAGGATAAAAAGTATAAAATATGGTCGATAAATGAATTACTGCCTTATTCATTTGGCCCTGATGATTTATAG
- the atpF gene encoding F0F1 ATP synthase subunit B: MSEGAKLVNIDFTMAIQIINFLVLVYFFWRVFSKKIGKVLEDRKHLALSEMEIVEEEKEKLDEQKKAMEKLKRESKRRANEILIKAERQADERKDQIVSSAMNNRERMMMKAEADIEKMRQNAKFELQKEVGEMAVELAEKIIKQNINDKQDEIIDNFINEIGD; this comes from the coding sequence ATGTCAGAAGGAGCAAAATTAGTAAATATAGATTTTACAATGGCTATTCAAATAATAAATTTTCTAGTGCTAGTTTATTTTTTCTGGAGAGTTTTTTCAAAGAAAATAGGTAAAGTCCTTGAAGATAGAAAACATCTTGCCTTATCAGAAATGGAAATAGTAGAGGAAGAAAAAGAAAAACTTGATGAACAGAAAAAAGCGATGGAAAAACTGAAAAGGGAATCAAAAAGAAGAGCCAATGAAATACTTATTAAAGCTGAGAGACAGGCAGATGAAAGAAAAGACCAGATTGTTTCTTCAGCAATGAACAATAGGGAAAGAATGATGATGAAAGCTGAAGCGGATATTGAAAAAATGCGACAGAATGCTAAATTTGAACTTCAGAAGGAAGTCGGAGAAATGGCTGTCGAGCTTGCAGAAAAAATTATTAAGCAAAATATAAATGACAAGCAGGATGAAATAATAGACAACTTTATTAATGAAATAGGAGATTAA
- a CDS encoding class I SAM-dependent methyltransferase, which produces MHKEFAEVYDVFMKHVDYKGWYKFLKTYIKTKGEVLDLGCGTGEFIYRLLDDGFSVTGVDISEGMLEMAEKKIKSKNLKNNDYKLVKADIVNYEHSNEADYIMCNFDTVNYFENKTEFKKFISKSYKNLKKGGYLIFDIVTEEIFEEIFENGIFLDEEPEYTSIWRYEKKSKSKYFVEIDLFIRQQEGDNLFRKYNEQHNKFIYEPEWVVETVQKAGFEIFDAATNPDFGESRIFFIFKKI; this is translated from the coding sequence ATGCACAAGGAATTTGCTGAAGTATATGATGTTTTTATGAAACATGTGGATTATAAAGGCTGGTACAAGTTTCTTAAAACATATATTAAGACTAAGGGAGAGGTTCTCGATCTGGGATGTGGAACAGGAGAATTTATATACAGGCTTTTAGATGACGGATTTTCAGTTACAGGAGTTGATATATCTGAAGGAATGCTTGAAATGGCTGAAAAAAAGATAAAGTCTAAAAATCTGAAAAATAATGATTATAAGCTTGTAAAGGCGGATATTGTAAATTATGAGCATAGTAATGAAGCTGATTATATTATGTGTAATTTTGATACGGTAAACTATTTTGAAAATAAGACAGAATTTAAAAAGTTTATATCAAAATCCTATAAAAATCTTAAAAAGGGCGGATACCTCATATTTGATATTGTAACAGAAGAAATATTTGAAGAAATATTTGAAAATGGAATATTTTTAGATGAAGAGCCTGAGTATACAAGTATATGGAGATACGAAAAAAAATCGAAAAGTAAATATTTTGTTGAAATAGATTTGTTTATAAGACAGCAGGAAGGGGATAACTTATTCAGAAAGTATAATGAACAGCATAACAAATTTATATATGAGCCTGAATGGGTTGTGGAAACAGTTCAAAAAGCCGGTTTTGAAATTTTTGATGCTGCTACAAATCCTGATTTTGGGGAAAGCAGAATATTTTTTATATTTAAAAAAATATAG
- the atpE gene encoding ATP synthase F0 subunit C, translated as MEGIVQAAALLGAGIAAIGGIGAGLGQGIATGYAVEAISRQPEAKQDIMQTLITGLAITESTGIYALVISFLLIFLKG; from the coding sequence ATGGAAGGAATAGTACAGGCAGCAGCTTTATTAGGAGCAGGAATAGCGGCAATAGGAGGAATAGGAGCAGGACTGGGGCAAGGAATTGCTACAGGATATGCGGTTGAGGCAATATCAAGACAACCTGAAGCAAAACAGGATATAATGCAGACTTTAATTACAGGGTTGGCAATAACTGAGTCAACAGGGATTTACGCCTTGGTAATCTCATTCCTTTTAATATTCTTAAAAGGATAA
- a CDS encoding phosphopentomutase, with translation MGKVERVTIIVLDSVGAGELPDANLFDDCGSNTLGNMAKAYGGMSLPNMGKLGLGNITEIEGTPAVENVEGAYGRAIEVSHGKDSTTGHWEIAGVPLERPFPNYQNGFSDEVIKEFEEKTGRKVMLNKPISGTVAIDQYGEEQIKTGNWIVYGSADPVFQIAANEEIIPLEELYKACEIALEICNEKSPVARVIARPYVGKKVGEFKRTANRHDFSIDPPRESMLERLEKAGLDVVGIGKTSDLFNGKGITDNRKANQDNLDGIKKTVAALKEDTKGLIFTNLVDFDAVYGHRRNVEGYVKALIEFDNWLPEIQKNLKDDEILIITADHGNDPTYKGTDHTREYIPILICGKNVKKNVNIGTRKTFADIAATVEELLLGTEKEGSFAKEIL, from the coding sequence ATGGGAAAAGTGGAAAGAGTTACAATAATAGTATTGGATAGTGTTGGAGCTGGAGAATTGCCTGATGCAAATTTATTTGATGATTGCGGATCAAATACTTTAGGAAATATGGCTAAAGCTTATGGAGGAATGAGCTTGCCAAATATGGGGAAATTAGGGCTTGGAAATATTACTGAAATTGAAGGTACACCAGCTGTTGAAAATGTAGAAGGGGCTTATGGAAGAGCTATTGAAGTATCGCATGGAAAAGATTCTACAACTGGCCACTGGGAAATTGCCGGAGTGCCATTGGAAAGACCATTTCCAAACTACCAGAATGGATTTTCAGATGAGGTTATAAAGGAATTTGAAGAAAAAACTGGAAGAAAAGTTATGTTAAATAAGCCAATTTCAGGAACTGTGGCAATTGATCAATATGGAGAAGAGCAGATAAAAACAGGAAACTGGATAGTTTACGGTTCGGCAGACCCTGTATTCCAGATTGCTGCAAATGAAGAAATTATACCATTGGAAGAACTTTACAAAGCATGTGAAATTGCACTTGAAATTTGTAATGAAAAATCACCTGTGGCAAGGGTAATTGCAAGACCTTATGTTGGTAAAAAAGTAGGAGAATTTAAAAGAACTGCAAATAGACACGATTTCTCCATTGACCCTCCAAGAGAAAGTATGCTTGAAAGATTGGAAAAAGCTGGACTTGATGTAGTGGGAATCGGTAAGACAAGCGACCTGTTCAATGGGAAAGGAATCACAGATAACAGAAAAGCTAATCAGGATAACCTGGATGGAATTAAGAAAACAGTGGCCGCATTGAAGGAAGATACAAAAGGATTGATTTTCACTAACTTAGTTGATTTTGATGCTGTATACGGACATAGAAGAAATGTAGAAGGTTATGTAAAAGCATTAATTGAATTTGACAACTGGCTTCCTGAAATCCAAAAGAACTTGAAAGATGACGAAATCCTTATTATTACTGCGGATCATGGAAATGACCCTACATACAAAGGAACAGACCATACAAGAGAATATATACCAATATTAATTTGTGGTAAAAATGTTAAAAAGAATGTAAATATTGGAACTAGAAAAACTTTTGCCGATATTGCTGCAACAGTTGAAGAACTTCTATTGGGAACTGAAAAAGAAGGAAGTTTTGCTAAGGAAATATTATAA
- a CDS encoding Fic family protein: MEKEYGYSPPFEITNEIIELVAQITELTGMIIVSEKLSSNPVLRRENRIKTIYSSLAIEQNTLTFEQVTDVINGKRILAPPKDIKEVKNAYEIYEKLSLLNPYSIKDLLKAHKILTADLINESGRFRTKGAGVYQGNQLIHAGTLPQYIPELIDQLFSWLKKSKVHPLIKACVFHYEFEFIHPFQDGNGRLGRLWHTLILSKWKEFFAWLPIETLIQKRQQKYYEAINLSNTAGGSTPFITFILEIIKETLEELQKNDLKMTDILTDKMTDKELQRLKILEEYFEKNNYIDNSEVQKILNVSDSTARRFLNKLLKNGILEAFGEKKGRKYRKK, translated from the coding sequence ATGGAAAAAGAATATGGTTATAGTCCACCATTTGAGATTACAAATGAGATAATTGAGCTTGTGGCTCAAATCACTGAATTAACAGGAATGATTATAGTTTCAGAAAAACTATCTTCAAATCCAGTTTTGAGAAGAGAAAATAGAATAAAAACAATTTATTCATCGCTTGCGATAGAGCAAAATACACTAACATTTGAGCAAGTGACAGATGTGATTAATGGGAAAAGAATTTTAGCTCCTCCAAAGGATATAAAAGAAGTCAAAAATGCTTATGAAATCTATGAAAAATTAAGTTTATTAAATCCATATTCAATTAAAGATTTATTGAAAGCACATAAAATTCTGACTGCTGATTTAATAAATGAAAGCGGCAGATTTCGTACAAAAGGAGCAGGAGTTTATCAGGGAAACCAGCTGATACATGCAGGAACACTACCTCAATATATTCCTGAATTAATTGACCAGCTTTTTTCATGGTTGAAAAAAAGTAAAGTTCATCCACTGATAAAGGCTTGTGTATTTCATTATGAATTTGAATTTATTCATCCATTTCAAGATGGAAATGGAAGGTTAGGACGGCTTTGGCATACATTAATCCTATCAAAATGGAAAGAGTTTTTTGCCTGGCTGCCAATTGAAACTTTGATTCAGAAAAGACAGCAGAAATATTATGAGGCGATAAATTTATCAAATACTGCTGGAGGATCTACGCCATTTATTACATTTATTCTTGAAATAATAAAAGAAACTTTGGAAGAATTGCAAAAAAATGACTTAAAAATGACTGATATTTTGACTGATAAAATGACTGATAAAGAGCTTCAAAGGCTGAAAATACTGGAAGAATATTTTGAAAAAAATAATTATATTGATAATAGTGAAGTTCAAAAGATTTTGAATGTTTCGGATTCTACGGCGAGAAGATTTTTGAATAAACTTTTGAAAAATGGGATTTTGGAGGCATTTGGAGAGAAAAAAGGGAGAAAATATAGGAAGAAATAA
- the atpH gene encoding ATP synthase F1 subunit delta: protein MDKEAIAKRYATAIYDIAESSGKIGEIREALNILAENYREDEDFKLFLLDPSIKYDKKVEYLHKFFDFVSEDAFNVIKYLVKKGRVALSDKIRDSYLKIYYEKNNKLPVNATFVKELSENQREALIKKLEGKYNKKIVLNLSVDENLIGGGIIKVGNQVIDGSIKNQIENMKKIF, encoded by the coding sequence ATGGACAAGGAGGCAATAGCTAAAAGATATGCAACGGCTATTTATGATATAGCTGAGTCTTCAGGTAAAATAGGTGAAATAAGGGAGGCACTTAATATTCTGGCTGAAAACTACAGGGAAGATGAAGATTTTAAATTATTCCTGCTGGATCCGTCAATAAAATATGACAAAAAAGTGGAATATTTACATAAATTTTTTGATTTTGTAAGTGAAGATGCCTTCAATGTAATAAAATATCTTGTAAAAAAAGGAAGAGTTGCCCTTTCTGATAAAATAAGGGACAGCTATTTAAAAATTTATTATGAGAAAAATAACAAATTGCCTGTAAATGCAACTTTTGTAAAGGAATTGTCAGAGAATCAGAGAGAGGCACTTATAAAAAAACTGGAAGGAAAATATAACAAGAAAATAGTATTAAACCTTTCTGTTGATGAAAATCTTATAGGTGGAGGAATTATAAAAGTAGGTAATCAGGTAATAGACGGTTCAATTAAAAATCAGATTGAAAACATGAAGAAAATATTTTAG
- the atpA gene encoding F0F1 ATP synthase subunit alpha, which translates to MRIKPEEVSKIIRNEIEGYNKSLDVANTGTVLEVGDGIARVYGLSKAMSGELLKFENGVMGMALNLEEDNIGAVIFGESRGIKEGGTVKSTGKVAEVPSGEGLLGRVVNALGEPIDGKGSIEASKYMKIERPAYGIIDRKPVSEPLQTGIKAIDGMFPIGKGQRELIIGDRQTGKTAIAIDTIINQKNNDVVCIYVAIGQKRSTVAQIYKKLEELGALEYTIIVAATASESAPLQYLAPYAGVAMGEYFMEQGKHVLIIYDDLSKHAVSYREMSLLLRRPPGREAYPGDVFYLHSRLLERAAKLSDELGGGSITALPIVETKAGDISAYIPTNVISITDGQIFLETDLFNSGFRPAINPGVSVSRVGGSAQIKAMKQVASKVKLELAQYNELLAFTQFGSDLDKATRDQLNRGAKIMEVLKQSQYNPYRVEEQVVSFFCVTNGYFDDIPTEKVKAFEHDLIGSLRTENEILSEIKKEEKVTDEINEKLIAYVTNYKQDYVW; encoded by the coding sequence TTGAGAATTAAACCGGAAGAAGTCAGTAAAATTATCCGTAATGAAATAGAAGGATATAATAAATCGCTGGATGTTGCAAATACAGGAACTGTATTGGAAGTAGGAGATGGAATAGCCAGAGTATATGGATTAAGCAAGGCAATGTCAGGAGAACTGCTGAAGTTTGAAAATGGTGTCATGGGAATGGCACTTAACCTTGAAGAAGATAATATAGGAGCAGTTATTTTTGGTGAATCCAGAGGAATAAAAGAAGGAGGAACTGTAAAGAGTACCGGAAAAGTTGCAGAGGTTCCTTCGGGAGAAGGCCTTCTAGGAAGAGTTGTAAATGCTTTGGGAGAGCCTATTGACGGGAAAGGAAGCATTGAAGCTTCAAAATATATGAAAATAGAAAGACCAGCTTACGGAATAATAGATAGAAAACCTGTAAGTGAGCCACTTCAAACAGGAATAAAGGCAATTGACGGAATGTTTCCAATAGGAAAAGGACAGAGGGAACTTATTATAGGAGACAGACAGACAGGAAAAACAGCTATTGCAATAGATACAATAATTAATCAGAAAAATAATGATGTAGTTTGTATATATGTAGCAATAGGTCAGAAAAGATCAACAGTAGCACAAATATATAAAAAGCTTGAAGAACTTGGAGCATTGGAATATACAATAATAGTTGCCGCAACAGCTTCAGAATCAGCTCCTCTGCAATATCTTGCACCATATGCGGGTGTTGCAATGGGAGAATACTTTATGGAGCAGGGAAAACACGTACTTATAATTTATGATGACCTGTCAAAACATGCAGTGTCATACAGGGAAATGTCGCTTCTGCTTAGAAGACCGCCAGGAAGGGAAGCGTATCCTGGGGATGTATTCTATCTTCACTCAAGATTACTTGAAAGAGCCGCTAAACTTAGTGATGAACTTGGTGGAGGTTCTATAACTGCATTGCCAATTGTAGAAACAAAGGCAGGAGATATTTCGGCATACATACCTACAAATGTTATTTCAATAACAGATGGACAGATATTTTTAGAAACAGATCTGTTTAATTCAGGATTCAGACCGGCAATAAATCCAGGAGTTTCAGTATCAAGGGTTGGAGGAAGTGCACAAATAAAAGCAATGAAACAAGTTGCATCAAAAGTGAAACTGGAACTGGCACAATATAATGAACTGCTGGCATTTACACAGTTTGGGTCAGATCTTGATAAAGCTACAAGAGATCAGCTTAACAGAGGGGCAAAAATAATGGAGGTTCTGAAACAGAGCCAATATAATCCATACAGAGTTGAAGAACAGGTTGTATCCTTCTTCTGTGTTACAAATGGTTACTTTGATGATATCCCAACAGAAAAGGTAAAGGCATTTGAACATGACCTGATTGGAAGTCTGAGAACAGAAAATGAAATTTTATCTGAAATAAAGAAGGAAGAAAAAGTTACAGATGAAATTAATGAAAAACTGATTGCATACGTTACAAACTACAAGCAGGATTATGTATGGTAG
- a CDS encoding AtpZ/AtpI family protein — protein MSDILKKSSKSIKEVNKRDDTAENKYFEENMNDDVFSLESNEDKTENEDSEEKRQERLEKIEKRLGRYDKAKEIKHKKNNILMKYFLIATNMIYILAGPIILMLGAYLLLEKFVFKKQQPIVLIIFLILGAFTGYWSLIKQVRDIK, from the coding sequence ATGTCTGATATATTAAAAAAAAGCAGTAAAAGTATAAAAGAAGTAAATAAAAGAGATGATACAGCAGAAAATAAATATTTTGAAGAAAATATGAATGATGATGTTTTTTCATTGGAAAGTAATGAAGATAAGACAGAAAATGAAGATAGTGAAGAAAAAAGACAGGAAAGACTGGAAAAAATAGAAAAACGTCTTGGTAGATACGATAAGGCAAAGGAAATAAAACATAAGAAAAATAATATTCTTATGAAATATTTTCTTATAGCAACAAACATGATTTATATTTTGGCAGGGCCTATTATACTTATGCTGGGTGCATATCTTCTGCTGGAAAAATTTGTGTTTAAGAAACAGCAACCAATAGTACTCATAATATTTCTTATATTAGGGGCTTTTACAGGATACTGGTCCCTTATAAAACAGGTAAGAGATATAAAATAG
- the deoD gene encoding purine-nucleoside phosphorylase, whose amino-acid sequence MATPHLGAKKGDIAETVLLPGDPLRAKYIAETFLEDVVQYNNVRGMLGFTGTYKGKRVSVQGTGMGVPSIGIYTHELINEYGCKNLIRIGTAGSLQEDVKIRDVVIAMAASTDSAINKLRFNGADYAPTASAELLFKAYEAGKAKGLNMKPGNVLTSDTFYGDDPEGWKKWAKFGVLCVEMETAQLYTTAAKFGVNALTLLTISDSLVTGEVTSAEERQLTFNDMIEVALESALSL is encoded by the coding sequence ATGGCAACACCGCACTTAGGAGCAAAAAAGGGAGATATCGCAGAAACGGTATTATTACCGGGAGATCCGCTAAGAGCGAAATATATTGCAGAAACATTTTTGGAAGATGTAGTACAATATAACAATGTAAGAGGAATGTTAGGATTTACAGGAACTTATAAAGGAAAAAGAGTATCTGTTCAGGGAACAGGAATGGGAGTACCTTCAATAGGAATTTATACTCATGAATTAATCAATGAATATGGATGTAAAAATTTAATAAGAATAGGAACAGCAGGATCTTTACAGGAAGATGTAAAAATAAGAGATGTAGTTATTGCAATGGCTGCTTCTACAGATTCTGCAATAAACAAATTAAGATTTAACGGAGCTGACTATGCACCTACTGCAAGTGCAGAATTACTGTTTAAAGCTTATGAAGCTGGAAAAGCAAAAGGATTGAACATGAAACCTGGAAATGTCCTTACAAGTGATACTTTTTATGGAGATGACCCTGAAGGATGGAAAAAATGGGCAAAATTTGGAGTTCTATGTGTAGAAATGGAAACTGCTCAACTGTATACGACAGCTGCAAAATTTGGAGTAAATGCATTGACTCTTTTAACAATAAGTGATTCATTAGTTACAGGAGAAGTTACTTCTGCAGAAGAAAGACAGCTTACATTCAATGACATGATTGAAGTAGCTCTTGAAAGTGCTTTAAGTTTATAG
- a CDS encoding NUDIX hydrolase N-terminal domain-containing protein, which translates to MKDREQWLKWAMELQSLSQAGLNYAKDVFDVERYTRIREISAEIVAHKGDIPVEKVKNLFCNEVGYQTPKIDCRAAVFKEDRVLMVKERDGKWSLPGGWVDVDQSVADNTVKEVLEEAGINVTAEKIIAVQDGVKNNLGCGLGTVPYGVTKIFVLCRIADDNECEFVKNIETSERGYFEIDSLPELSEIRNTEKQIRMCFEAYKSDVWEALFD; encoded by the coding sequence ATGAAAGATAGGGAACAGTGGCTAAAATGGGCCATGGAATTACAGAGTCTGTCGCAGGCAGGACTAAATTATGCAAAAGATGTGTTTGATGTGGAAAGATATACACGGATAAGAGAAATTTCAGCAGAAATAGTGGCTCATAAAGGTGATATTCCGGTGGAAAAGGTGAAAAATCTCTTCTGCAATGAAGTCGGGTATCAGACACCTAAGATTGACTGCCGTGCCGCAGTATTTAAGGAAGACAGGGTTCTCATGGTAAAGGAAAGGGATGGGAAATGGTCGCTTCCTGGAGGCTGGGTAGATGTGGATCAGTCAGTTGCAGACAACACTGTAAAGGAAGTACTGGAAGAAGCAGGAATAAATGTAACTGCAGAAAAAATTATAGCTGTACAGGATGGCGTGAAAAATAATTTAGGCTGTGGTTTAGGTACAGTTCCCTATGGAGTTACAAAAATTTTTGTTCTTTGCAGAATAGCTGATGATAATGAATGTGAATTTGTAAAAAATATTGAAACATCTGAAAGAGGGTATTTTGAAATTGACAGTTTACCTGAACTTTCAGAAATAAGAAATACTGAAAAGCAGATTAGAATGTGTTTTGAAGCGTATAAATCAGATGTGTGGGAAGCATTGTTTGATTAA
- the atpB gene encoding F0F1 ATP synthase subunit A, producing MKKKIVISILGLFILMLVVNIILSLITSFLPIKFVMPDGLVEPPHYYNFVLGKYNLSLSQTVLNTWAIMLLIVILVKQGVKNISVTNPGKMQIILEEYYHFIENTFLVTFGKYKKKFMPFFSALFAFILFSNLSLFLFPFIVTVTKGPEGYTVGHFFRTPTADPNTAIGLSLVVAVLFVSVGIRKGGVLGYIKSLMHPAWFMLPINIVGEISKILNTSMRLFGNMLAGLVIGGLLYSLVGRGLIQSWTHNALQGSFSFSVGWPMLIQLYLDGFVGIIQAFVFTMLSSVYVGEVLGEEVEEEN from the coding sequence ATGAAAAAGAAAATAGTTATTTCCATATTGGGGCTATTTATTTTAATGCTGGTTGTCAATATCATACTGTCACTTATTACAAGTTTTTTACCTATAAAGTTTGTAATGCCTGACGGACTGGTAGAACCACCACATTACTATAACTTTGTTTTAGGAAAATATAATTTGAGTTTAAGCCAGACGGTTTTAAATACATGGGCAATAATGCTTTTAATAGTAATTCTTGTTAAACAGGGAGTGAAAAATATAAGTGTTACTAATCCAGGTAAAATGCAGATTATTTTAGAAGAGTATTATCATTTTATTGAAAATACATTTTTAGTTACATTTGGAAAGTATAAGAAAAAATTTATGCCGTTTTTCTCAGCATTATTTGCATTTATACTTTTTTCAAATTTAAGTCTGTTTTTATTTCCCTTTATTGTAACAGTAACTAAGGGACCCGAAGGATATACAGTAGGACACTTTTTCAGAACTCCTACAGCAGATCCGAATACAGCGATAGGGTTATCTCTTGTGGTAGCGGTACTGTTTGTATCAGTTGGTATAAGAAAAGGTGGAGTGCTGGGTTATATAAAGAGCCTTATGCATCCGGCGTGGTTTATGCTTCCTATAAATATCGTAGGGGAAATATCCAAAATATTGAACACTTCAATGAGATTATTTGGGAATATGCTGGCAGGACTTGTAATAGGAGGACTTTTATATAGCCTTGTAGGAAGAGGACTTATCCAGTCATGGACTCACAATGCCCTTCAGGGAAGCTTTTCATTTTCAGTAGGGTGGCCAATGCTGATACAGCTTTATCTTGACGGATTTGTAGGAATAATACAGGCATTTGTCTTTACTATGCTGTCATCAGTATATGTTGGAGAAGTGCTTGGAGAAGAAGTAGAAGAAGAAAATTAG
- a CDS encoding pyridoxamine 5'-phosphate oxidase family protein produces the protein MRRKDREITDRVKIKKIISECDCCRLGFNDNGKVYIVPLNFGFIERNEKFIFYFHGAKTGRKHDIMKENNNVGFELDTNHRIYGKDDVACTYTSAFQSIIGTGKVFIVEDYDEKVQGLIEIMKHNTGKAEWQFNEKMVNSVCVFKLEVEELACKEHE, from the coding sequence ATGAGAAGAAAAGACAGGGAAATAACAGATAGGGTAAAAATAAAGAAGATTATATCAGAGTGTGATTGCTGCAGATTAGGATTTAATGATAATGGAAAAGTTTATATAGTTCCCTTAAATTTTGGATTCATCGAGAGAAATGAGAAATTTATATTTTATTTTCATGGTGCAAAAACAGGAAGAAAACATGATATAATGAAAGAAAATAACAATGTAGGTTTTGAGCTAGATACGAATCATAGAATATATGGAAAAGATGATGTTGCATGTACTTATACTTCAGCATTTCAGAGTATTATAGGAACAGGAAAGGTTTTTATTGTTGAAGATTATGATGAAAAGGTTCAAGGACTTATTGAAATTATGAAACATAATACCGGAAAAGCAGAATGGCAATTTAATGAAAAAATGGTAAATTCTGTATGTGTATTTAAGCTGGAAGTAGAAGAACTGGCATGCAAGGAACATGAGTAG
- the atpG gene encoding ATP synthase F1 subunit gamma translates to MAENMKEIKERIDSVKNTSQITNAMNIVSSTKFKKFQVLTLKSREYAKTIGIAFDNLVAGMKSHNYEIFDGKPEVKKIGIIVMTSDRGLCGSFNSNTLRKLEGMKKNFEKENKEVSVITIGKKAKDYCKSRNIPVDSEYTQLIPETMFEKGKKISEDIVQFYLNDFYDEVYIIFSRFVSAIEYSIQVEKILPIEKKEGLPNKEYVFEPSEEEVLRSFIPKVLNIKIYQSLLENSASEHSARMSAMKQASDNAEEMINKLTVKYNRERQTMITQELSEIVSGSEALK, encoded by the coding sequence ATGGCTGAAAATATGAAGGAAATAAAGGAAAGAATTGACAGTGTAAAAAATACCAGTCAGATAACTAATGCAATGAATATAGTTTCTTCGACTAAATTTAAAAAATTTCAGGTTCTTACATTGAAATCAAGGGAATATGCAAAGACAATTGGAATAGCCTTTGATAATCTGGTTGCAGGAATGAAAAGTCATAACTATGAAATATTTGATGGAAAACCTGAAGTGAAGAAAATAGGTATTATTGTAATGACATCTGACAGGGGATTATGCGGAAGCTTTAATTCAAATACCCTTAGAAAACTTGAAGGAATGAAAAAGAATTTTGAAAAGGAAAATAAGGAAGTTTCGGTAATTACAATAGGTAAAAAAGCAAAAGATTACTGCAAGTCAAGAAATATACCGGTAGACAGTGAATATACACAGTTAATACCTGAAACTATGTTTGAAAAAGGAAAAAAAATAAGTGAAGATATTGTACAGTTTTATCTGAATGATTTTTATGATGAAGTGTACATAATTTTCTCAAGATTTGTTTCTGCAATAGAATACAGTATTCAGGTAGAAAAAATTCTTCCAATTGAAAAAAAGGAAGGACTTCCTAATAAGGAATATGTATTTGAACCTTCGGAAGAAGAGGTTTTACGTTCTTTTATTCCTAAAGTGCTGAATATAAAAATATATCAGTCATTACTTGAAAATTCTGCCAGTGAACATTCGGCAAGAATGTCTGCCATGAAACAGGCAAGTGACAATGCTGAAGAAATGATAAACAAACTTACTGTTAAGTATAATAGGGAACGTCAGACAATGATTACACAGGAATTATCTGAAATAGTAAGTGGTTCGGAAGCATTGAAATAA